In the genome of bacterium, the window ATTTACAGGAACCATTGAGAATGGTTGCCAGTTATACGCAGCTTATTAAAAAGCGCTATGCCGAAAAGTTGGATAAAGAGGCTATTGAGTTTATCGATTTTGCAATAGATGGTGTAACGCGAATGCAACAATTAATTAAGGATTTGCTGGAGTACTCAAGAGTTGGGCGCAAAGACATACAGTTACAAAATGTATCGCTTAAAGATACAGTAGATATTGCAGTACAAAATTTAAAACTGGCTATTCAGGATGCCAAGGCCACTATAAAAATAGATGAGGAATTACCTGTTGTAGAGGGAGATTCTGTTCAACTTGTTCAGCTTTTTCAAAATTTAATTGCTAATGCTGTTAAGTTTGCCAAAAAGGGAGAGCCGTGTGTTGTGGAAATTGGATCAGAAAAAGGGCCTAATACGGTGGCTGTTTATGTAAAGGATAATGGTATTGGTATTGATTCACAATATTATGAGAAAATTTTTACTATTTTTCAGCGTCTACATACGCGAGCCGAATATTCGGGTACAGGAATTGGACTAGCCGTTTGTAAGAAAATTATGGAACGACACCATGGGAAAATTACGGTAGAATCTGAACCCCAAAAAGGTTCTACATTTTATCTCTTTTTCCCTATGAAAGGTTAAATGGAATTTCATATTCTACTTATAGAAGATAATCCTGGCGATGTAAGGCTTACTCGTGAAGCGTTTAAGGCTAGTGAACGTACTGTTATTCTTGATGTTTGTTCAGATGGAGAACAGGCTCTTTGTGCTTTTAAGGAAATTGAGGAAAAAACACGTGATAGGCCCCATTTAGTAATTTTAGACTTAAATCTGCCCAAGCATAATGGTTGGGAAATATTAGAGTTTGTGAAAAAAAATGAGGCTTTAAAATCTATTCCTATTATAGTTTTTACCTCATCCGATGCAGAGGTTGATATTAGAAGGTGTTATGAGGCCTATGCGAACTGTTTTATTAAAAAACCACTCGATTTTGTGCAATATGCCGATACAATAAAAAGTATAGAAAACTTCTGGTTTGATATTGTAGAATCTCCAAGGGCCAAAGAATGAAAAAAAGTACTCAAAATCTGCTCCTTATTGAAGATAATCCGGGTG includes:
- a CDS encoding response regulator — protein: MEFHILLIEDNPGDVRLTREAFKASERTVILDVCSDGEQALCAFKEIEEKTRDRPHLVILDLNLPKHNGWEILEFVKKNEALKSIPIIVFTSSDAEVDIRRCYEAYANCFIKKPLDFVQYADTIKSIENFWFDIVESPRAKE